The Candidatus Poribacteria bacterium genome contains the following window.
CCATTTGAAAAGTGAAGGATTCTGGCATCACCATCCAAACACTGGATACGAAACAGCATTAAGAGTTACCACGCAAATAAAAACGGTTTCTCGTCTTCGTGAAATTGTTGCGTATGCAAGTTTTGATGATGAACTTTTCCTCCTGCTTACTAATACCCATGATCGAGAGGTAGTCCGCCAAACCATTATAAATACCTATTTCACAGATTTCAAAGCAGATATCGAAAGTCTTATAGCTGAAGAACAGCAGATTGATGAGTACAGACAAGCACTGCTGCAGCAAGTCAAACAAACATTTTCATCTCCACAACCGTTGGCACTCACAGAAACGGATAATCCAATTCGGACAGCAGGTTTCCGTTCCGTATTTCGTACAAAGATGATATTCGGAACGGGATATCACTTTGCAAATTACACCATTGGGCCTTCGACGAAGGATTAATTTCTGTAAACGAGAGGTATAAAGTGAGAGTATCAAAAATTATTTCCGAAGAGGGACCAGAGGAACAGATGTTCAGAAATTTGCGGAACAGAAAAATCCTGTTGCCACAAGACAGAATACTCTATCCTGCCCAAGAAGCATTAGTGTGGCACCGCGAAAACAGGTTCAGAGAATAGGGCTTGTTCATTTTCAAAGGGAATGCCCGCATTTTTCACTTGCACTGCAAACCTATTTCGTCTACACTCAACAACAATTCAATCCTGCTTACGAGGAGAACAGAATATGACGGTCCGAGTCGGTATTATTGGAACAGGTGGCATTTCACGTGCCCATCAGAGCACTTATGAGAAAGTCGGCGGTTTTGAAATCGTCGCGGTGTGTGACATTATCAAAAGTAAGGCGAACCAAGCCGCCGAAGAGTGGGGTGTCCCGAAAAAGAACGCGTTTTCAAGTTACAACAAGATGCTCGAAATGGACGACCTCGATGCGGTGAGCGTCTGCACTTACAATCAGGGGCACCGACGACCGACAGTCGCGGCACTGAACGCCGGTAAACACGTCCTTTGTGAAAAGCCGATGGCAGCGACGCTTCCGGATGCGACCGCGATGACCCGCGCAGCAAAGGCGTCAGGTAAGATATTACAGATCGGTCTCAATCCGACGTTTAGTCCGAGACTCCAATTCCTCAGAAAGGCGTTCGATGCGGGATTATTCGGGGACATCTACTATTCCGAATCTGCGGGATGCAGGCGCCGCGGGAATCCTGGACATACGTTCATCTACAAAAAGACGGCGGGGGCGGGTGCGACCGTCGATATCGGTGTCTATAACATGCACGCTTCACTGTATGCGATGGGGTATCCGAAACCTGTGCGGGTTTCTGCTATTACTGAGGATTATATCTCACAGCAAGATCCGAGGTTCCGGGGTATCATGGACGTTGAAGAGTTCGGTGCGGCGTGGGTGCGGTTTGAAAATGGCGGTGTGATGGTCTTCAAAATCTCTTGGGCAGTGCATCAGGACTCACTCGGTGGCAACTTCCATCTTGGGACGAAGGCGGGATTCTCGTTGAGT
Protein-coding sequences here:
- a CDS encoding Gfo/Idh/MocA family oxidoreductase; this encodes MPAFFTCTANLFRLHSTTIQSCLRGEQNMTVRVGIIGTGGISRAHQSTYEKVGGFEIVAVCDIIKSKANQAAEEWGVPKKNAFSSYNKMLEMDDLDAVSVCTYNQGHRRPTVAALNAGKHVLCEKPMAATLPDATAMTRAAKASGKILQIGLNPTFSPRLQFLRKAFDAGLFGDIYYSESAGCRRRGNPGHTFIYKKTAGAGATVDIGVYNMHASLYAMGYPKPVRVSAITEDYISQQDPRFRGIMDVEEFGAAWVRFENGGVMVFKISWAVHQDSLGGNFHLGTKAGFSLSGPVIYADAYAGDLKKFVESEGLTGEPNPPEGMTTIRFSGFPEEDNWAAQMIAFREAVKADAPSPIPPEGVLLTNVIMDGIFRSHAAGKEVAVRVPEI